In the genome of Meles meles chromosome 4, mMelMel3.1 paternal haplotype, whole genome shotgun sequence, one region contains:
- the DAZL gene encoding deleted in azoospermia-like has product MISAANPETPNSTISREASTQSSSATTSQGYVLPEGKIMPNTVFVGGIDVRMDETEIRSFFARYGSVKEVKIITDRTGVSKGYGFVSFYNDVDVQKIVESQINFHGKKLKLGPAIRKQNLCAYHVQPRPLVFNPPPPPQFQSVWSNPNTETYMQPPTMMNPITQYVQAYPPYPSSPVQVITGYQLPVYNYQMPPQWPAGEQRSYVIPPAYTAVNYHCNEVDPGAEVLQSECSVHEATPSSGNGPQKKSVDRSIQTVVSCLFNPENRLRNSLVTQDDYFKDKRVHHFRRSRAVLKSV; this is encoded by the exons ATGATC TCTGCTGCAAATCCTGAGACTCCAAACTCAACCATCTCCAGAGAGGCCAGCACTCAGTCCTCATCAGCTACAACCAGCCAAGGCTATGTTTTACCAGAAGGCAAAATCATGCCAAACACCGTTTTTGTTGGTGGAATTGATGTTAGG ATGGATGAAACCGAAATTAGAAGTTTCTTTGCTAGATATGGTTCAGTAAAAGAAGTGAAGATAATCACGGATCGAACTGGTGTGTCCAAAGG CTAtggatttgtttcattttataatgatGTGGATGTGCAGAAGATAGTAGAA tcaCAGATAAATTTCCATGGTAAAAAGCTGAAACTGGGACCTGCAATCAGGAAACAAAATTTAT gtgCTTATCATGTGCAGCCTCGTCCTTTGGTTTTTaatcctcctcctccaccacagTTTCAGAGTGTGTGGAGTAATCCAAACACTGAAACTTACATGCAGCCTCCAACCATGATGAATCCTATAACTCAGTATGTTCAG GCCTATCCTCCTTATCCAAGTTCACCTGTTCAGGTCATCACTGGATATCAGCTGCCTGTATATAATTATCAG atgcCACCACAGTGGCCTGCTGGAGAACAAAGGAGTTATGTTATACCCCCG GCTTATACTGCTGTTAACTACCACTGTAATGAAGTTGATCCAGGAGCTGAAGTTTTGCAAAGTGAATGTTCAGTTCATGAAGCTACTCCATCCTCAGGAAATGGCCCACAAAAG AAATCTGTGGACAGAAGCATACAGACTGTGGTATCTTGTCTATTCAACCCAGAGAACAGACTGAGAAACTCTCTTGTTACTCAGGATGACTACTTCAAG GATAAAAGAGTACATCACTTTAGAAGAAGTCGAGCAGTGCTTAAATCTGTTTGA